A genomic window from Luteolibacter sp. LG18 includes:
- a CDS encoding tandem-95 repeat protein — translation MTKKPKPTAIVPAAILVLLPFAAWSTPAYTWDLRTWHPHAEALPSSLTSQQLASLDQLDAYYPTAMTTANGTGLTAAELNEVAAMPAYFALSRDPSTGALTGRDIVMDGDESAVAQPDVGKPASFYADFTLKVERLTELYAKATTAQAPQLEQVYSDLIEHFLDLNYLPGGRVPGYLPVGNGYLWRDHGWKTLRMMNKLSADKRDLYAMSLAHVCGFSTLLPENSWSSTDVYYNYYATANKALALMSDTPAKWQLVRLVRRGMDVSTIGWEDDPVSPLVPRDGSVIHHNGYASNYTSYSYAGQLVMHTNWTTAGFTSSYTAQAISNMRRASLAWCFTTTGGLNPLHQIREGNFPSGTSLGDGGAGNGPDFALKAANLTSAYYGTPIANDLEMAYAAISKTGVGSTTLPTQWRTITPPSNPEPNSPLYTATLQGHYSRTTTGTSIQRGPGNWVASLRGQPSHWTGAESRSAMGLPPHFIKKMLHGSLELITTGKNGRKPNEVDSGYRYEGWNPSYYPNVTCPDYAPGDLLYWQVWAYFGGESNLMGGANLRDSGIWMNAGTASKSAFFLGNRIVLVTNNITGNGLHTGLIQTAHDTPASEPLVLDGTSNTADGTWTLAAGGNHKIVDPRGNAYYVHADPATPQIQARRGNQDWTYALASQWTGTGTAPTFTYASDFLARMNEFTPTTANYSRVWFDHGATATNQALEYTVLVKPQAGDLDTYAAAMANPATAPVTVTQSAKMHRYRDRSTGTHAIAVFDPNEAVQMGGLATVNRAGAYIWRTDGDLLRLSVSSSETENTAAFQLALTGEWTLDSQQDTYSVTVTPNAGGTAVSISYRDTPQSLVLRRVMPQVVVTVPANNATVNAPVSQTIGADVTTHGHTIAKVQFFDGTILIGEDATAPYSVTWTTTTLGSHNLSARAVISAASSVDSAPVAVSAVNTAPVFNSDPVQARAVVNTPATGQLAATDSGASETLTYAKVSGPAWLTVAADGTLGGTPSSANLGSNTFTVRVTDSYGAQASATLTITVGQTNAAPVFTANPITKPAAIEDTAYTGTLAGSATDADAGDWLTYSKVSGPAWLQVAANGALGGPPSNGDVGANTFVVKATDGAGASVQATLNLNVTNVNDAPLWTNPVLTKVDATAGTPYSASVTTDASDADPGDTLSFSKVAGPAWLNVAANGALSGTPTTPNDSGLPFTLRVMDSAGASADATLTLMVNVNTGDGTWLNAAGGTWNTVTNWNSATLADGANRIADFSTLNLTTNAIVTLDSPHTIGQLKFGDTTPSHNWTLNGSSLTLLTTTGNPTIQITSGTTGIGTVLTGFQGFTKTGAGALTLSGANTYTGVTTIADGSGLVTVNGNQTATTGGWLIGSGSSATTTVTFAAGSQINVNAGKQIRIGNTSATGTSSQTLNAAGTVENAGSLLVGRPAVLNLNTGGTWDQSGTMSVAAQGGYSASCYVKSGSIFSYYGTSTVKLNAAGGSAYLTIDGTFATTAGFEQPNAQATGVGRTTLQNGGTLKLAADVSALSTGVQFTLGTGGGVINTNGFTATLNQPLTGNGGFTKAGAGTLFLTSASAYTGPTLIGGGLLAVNGSLSNGAVTVGNTGTLGGGGTIGGAVTVQAGGTLAPSGAMTVNNTVGLAGNTVMTLGRTGAMHSNTQVKGVTTLTYGGTLTVTDVGTDALAMGDTFQLFSSSAYTGIFSGFTLPALPGGLSWHTGRLAIDGTITVGSLPLAVNDNFTTTEDTAGTFAVMANDSDPDNDTLTLLSVTQGAHGSVTISGSNVTYTPAANYNGTDSFTYTVTDSSDGTAMATVSVTVTPMNDAPTFTANPITGGNATEDSAYSGSIASYGSDIDAGDTLTFSKVSGPSWLTVASNGALSGTPLNGDVGANAFTVKVTDAAGANVNATLNIAVANVNDAPVFTANPITGGNATEDSAYSGSIASYGTDVDAGDSLTFSKVSGPAWLSVASNGALSGTPGNSDVGANSFTVKVTDAAGANVNATLNITVVNVNDAPTFASALTAPDATSGMPYTGNTIGSSASDVDAGDALTYSKVSGPSWLVVASTGTLSGTPGLADGGSANVFTVRATDGTGAYAETTLTINVIIPDLAADPDGDGSPTGLEFTVGTAPFDNASVPGSIYTNLRGWWKLDETSGTNADDATGRVQDGTLAGSPASTAGIVGNALNLDGTDDGITLGNAPSLSGTGDFTVGAWVKIAPGSGTGVIIQQRDATGSGYNGEYGLQVLSNGTVEFYIYNGGYQFDITTPTTYGLVNDNQWHYVAATRSGTTGTVYVDGNPLATASGTAKSLVSTLTMSIGWDQRDNNKRFKGLLDEVRLYTRALSASELNGIHDGLIANRAPAFTAGSYTLTNATVGSTYAGTLVGKATDADTDVLTFAKVSGPSWLTVASNGTLSGTPAAGDAGTGSYSVSVTDPDGQSATASLSVTVYGALPSGWTAGDIGSTGVVGSSGYTSGTGLYTISGAGADIWGTADAFQYASTSMTGDGEIRARVTSQSNTGGWAKAGVMMRDTTAAGSAHAMMVVTPSNGFANQYRATTGASSSHIAGPALNAYPNNWVRVTRCGSLFTTYVSSNGTTWTQVGQETVTMGSTIRVGLAVDSTSTTTASTATFDNVTVTPYPSPWVTADVGTTGVAGRSEFFNNVHTLNGAGVVGGTADGLRYTYQALTADGDITVRIPSFANTGSSSRIGVMIRDTLSANSAHVFLGTDGSGAFTWTYRTTAGGSTTTANSGTATAPNVWVRLTRVGNVITAYSSTNGTSWTTVGSQTVTMASNCYIGLAVGSGNTTGLNASTFDNVTVTP, via the coding sequence ATGACCAAAAAACCGAAACCCACCGCCATCGTCCCGGCGGCCATCCTGGTCCTGCTGCCATTCGCGGCATGGTCCACCCCGGCCTACACCTGGGACCTTCGAACCTGGCACCCGCACGCGGAGGCACTGCCATCGAGCCTGACGTCCCAGCAACTCGCATCGCTCGACCAGCTCGATGCCTATTACCCGACAGCGATGACCACGGCGAATGGCACGGGGCTCACCGCTGCGGAACTGAACGAAGTGGCGGCGATGCCCGCCTACTTCGCCTTGAGCCGCGATCCTTCCACAGGGGCTCTCACCGGCCGCGACATCGTGATGGATGGGGATGAAAGTGCCGTCGCACAGCCCGACGTGGGCAAGCCCGCGAGCTTCTACGCCGACTTCACGCTCAAGGTGGAGCGGCTCACCGAGCTCTACGCCAAGGCCACCACCGCGCAGGCCCCGCAGCTCGAGCAGGTGTATTCCGACCTGATCGAGCACTTCCTGGATCTGAACTACCTGCCAGGAGGGCGGGTGCCCGGCTATCTGCCCGTGGGCAACGGCTACCTCTGGCGGGACCATGGCTGGAAGACGCTGCGGATGATGAACAAGCTTTCCGCGGACAAGCGTGACCTCTATGCGATGAGCCTCGCCCACGTCTGCGGGTTTTCCACCCTGCTGCCGGAGAACTCGTGGTCCTCCACGGATGTCTATTACAACTACTACGCGACCGCGAACAAGGCCCTCGCGCTGATGTCGGACACGCCTGCCAAATGGCAGCTCGTGAGACTGGTGCGCCGCGGCATGGATGTCTCCACCATCGGCTGGGAGGATGACCCGGTTTCGCCTCTGGTGCCACGCGATGGCTCCGTCATCCACCACAATGGCTACGCCAGCAACTACACATCCTATTCCTATGCCGGGCAGTTGGTCATGCACACCAACTGGACCACGGCAGGTTTCACCAGTTCCTATACAGCCCAAGCCATCTCGAACATGCGCCGGGCTTCGCTGGCGTGGTGCTTCACCACCACCGGTGGACTGAACCCTTTGCACCAGATCAGGGAAGGAAATTTTCCGTCCGGGACCTCGTTGGGGGACGGTGGAGCGGGCAACGGCCCGGACTTCGCCCTCAAGGCGGCCAATCTCACCAGCGCCTACTACGGCACCCCCATCGCCAATGACCTGGAGATGGCTTATGCCGCGATTTCCAAAACGGGCGTGGGCAGCACGACGCTCCCCACCCAATGGCGGACGATCACGCCGCCCTCCAATCCCGAGCCCAACTCGCCGCTCTACACCGCCACCCTGCAAGGACACTATTCCCGCACCACCACCGGTACCTCCATCCAGCGCGGACCAGGCAATTGGGTTGCCTCGCTCCGCGGCCAGCCCTCCCATTGGACCGGTGCCGAGTCCCGCTCCGCCATGGGGCTGCCGCCTCATTTCATCAAGAAGATGCTGCATGGGTCGCTGGAACTGATCACCACCGGCAAGAACGGTCGCAAACCGAACGAGGTGGATTCCGGCTACCGCTACGAGGGCTGGAATCCCAGCTACTATCCGAACGTGACCTGCCCGGACTACGCGCCCGGCGATCTCCTCTATTGGCAAGTCTGGGCCTATTTCGGCGGTGAAAGCAATCTCATGGGTGGTGCGAACCTGCGGGACAGCGGCATCTGGATGAACGCGGGCACGGCCAGCAAGAGTGCCTTCTTCCTGGGCAACCGCATCGTGCTGGTGACCAACAACATCACCGGCAACGGCCTTCACACCGGCCTGATCCAGACCGCGCACGATACCCCGGCCTCCGAGCCGCTGGTGCTCGACGGCACCTCCAACACGGCCGATGGCACCTGGACGCTGGCCGCCGGTGGCAACCACAAGATCGTGGACCCACGGGGCAATGCCTACTACGTGCACGCGGACCCCGCCACCCCGCAGATCCAGGCCCGCCGTGGCAACCAGGACTGGACCTACGCCCTCGCCAGCCAGTGGACCGGCACCGGCACCGCGCCAACCTTTACCTACGCCTCGGATTTCCTCGCCCGCATGAACGAGTTCACGCCCACCACGGCGAACTACTCGCGGGTGTGGTTCGACCACGGCGCGACCGCGACCAACCAGGCGCTGGAATACACGGTGCTGGTGAAGCCCCAGGCGGGAGATCTGGACACCTACGCCGCTGCCATGGCCAATCCGGCCACCGCTCCGGTCACCGTGACCCAAAGCGCCAAAATGCACCGCTACCGAGACCGCTCCACCGGCACCCATGCCATCGCGGTGTTCGATCCGAATGAAGCTGTGCAGATGGGCGGACTCGCCACGGTGAATCGTGCCGGCGCTTACATCTGGCGCACCGATGGAGATCTGCTGCGTCTCAGCGTCAGCTCCTCGGAGACGGAAAACACGGCGGCTTTCCAACTCGCGCTCACCGGCGAATGGACGCTCGATTCGCAGCAGGACACCTACAGTGTCACCGTGACGCCGAATGCCGGAGGCACGGCGGTGTCGATCTCCTACCGGGACACCCCTCAGAGCCTCGTCCTACGCCGGGTCATGCCGCAGGTGGTGGTGACCGTGCCCGCGAACAATGCCACGGTGAACGCACCCGTCAGCCAAACGATCGGCGCGGATGTGACCACCCATGGCCACACCATCGCGAAAGTGCAGTTTTTCGATGGCACCATCTTGATCGGGGAGGACGCCACCGCGCCCTATTCCGTGACATGGACGACGACCACGCTCGGCAGCCACAACCTGAGCGCCCGCGCGGTGATCTCGGCGGCATCGTCCGTGGACTCGGCACCGGTTGCCGTTTCCGCGGTGAACACGGCACCGGTCTTCAACTCGGATCCCGTCCAGGCACGGGCGGTCGTAAACACCCCCGCCACAGGCCAGCTCGCGGCCACGGATTCCGGAGCCTCCGAAACCTTGACCTACGCGAAAGTCTCCGGTCCCGCCTGGCTCACGGTAGCGGCGGATGGCACGTTGGGAGGAACGCCCTCCAGCGCCAACCTGGGAAGCAACACTTTCACCGTCCGGGTGACGGACAGCTACGGCGCACAGGCTAGCGCCACGCTGACCATCACCGTGGGTCAGACAAATGCCGCCCCGGTCTTCACCGCCAACCCGATCACCAAGCCCGCAGCCATCGAGGATACGGCCTACACGGGCACCTTGGCAGGTTCCGCCACGGACGCGGACGCCGGTGACTGGCTCACCTACTCGAAAGTCAGCGGCCCGGCTTGGTTGCAGGTGGCGGCGAACGGCGCGCTCGGCGGCCCTCCTTCCAACGGCGATGTCGGTGCGAACACGTTCGTCGTGAAAGCAACCGATGGCGCCGGTGCTTCCGTCCAAGCCACCTTGAATCTCAACGTCACCAATGTGAACGATGCTCCTTTGTGGACGAATCCGGTCCTCACGAAGGTGGATGCCACGGCGGGAACCCCCTATTCCGCCAGCGTCACAACCGACGCGAGCGACGCGGACCCGGGCGACACGCTCTCGTTCAGCAAGGTCGCGGGCCCGGCTTGGCTGAACGTGGCGGCGAACGGCGCGCTCTCGGGCACACCCACGACTCCCAATGACAGCGGGCTGCCCTTCACCCTCCGGGTCATGGACTCCGCAGGGGCCAGCGCGGACGCCACGCTCACCCTCATGGTAAACGTCAATACCGGAGATGGCACCTGGCTGAACGCAGCAGGTGGCACTTGGAACACGGTCACCAACTGGAACTCGGCCACCCTCGCCGATGGAGCGAACCGGATCGCGGACTTCAGCACGCTGAACCTCACCACCAACGCGATCGTCACGCTCGATTCGCCACATACCATCGGCCAATTGAAGTTCGGAGACACCACACCCAGCCACAATTGGACGCTGAATGGCTCCTCGCTCACACTTTTGACGACGACCGGGAATCCGACCATTCAGATCACCAGCGGCACCACCGGCATCGGCACGGTGCTCACGGGCTTCCAAGGCTTCACGAAAACCGGTGCCGGAGCGCTAACCCTATCGGGAGCGAACACCTATACCGGCGTCACGACCATCGCGGACGGCTCCGGACTGGTCACGGTCAATGGCAACCAGACCGCGACGACCGGCGGTTGGCTTATCGGATCAGGTTCCAGCGCCACCACCACCGTCACCTTCGCCGCGGGAAGCCAGATCAATGTCAATGCGGGCAAGCAAATCCGCATCGGCAACACCAGTGCCACCGGCACCTCAAGCCAAACCCTGAATGCTGCCGGCACGGTGGAGAACGCTGGCAGCCTGCTAGTCGGTCGTCCGGCGGTGCTCAATTTGAACACCGGCGGCACTTGGGATCAAAGCGGCACCATGAGCGTGGCGGCACAGGGCGGCTATTCAGCCAGTTGCTATGTGAAAAGTGGCTCCATATTCTCATATTACGGAACTTCCACGGTGAAATTGAACGCCGCCGGAGGGTCCGCATACCTGACGATCGATGGCACATTCGCCACCACCGCCGGCTTTGAACAACCCAATGCGCAGGCCACCGGAGTCGGACGAACGACTTTGCAGAATGGCGGCACGCTCAAACTCGCGGCCGACGTGTCGGCGCTGTCAACCGGCGTGCAGTTCACCCTCGGCACCGGTGGCGGAGTGATCAACACCAACGGCTTCACCGCCACCCTCAACCAGCCGCTCACCGGCAACGGCGGCTTCACCAAGGCGGGCGCGGGCACCCTGTTCCTCACCTCTGCGAGCGCCTACACCGGACCGACCTTGATCGGCGGCGGCTTGCTGGCGGTGAATGGCTCGCTTTCCAACGGAGCGGTCACGGTGGGCAATACCGGCACGCTTGGCGGCGGCGGCACCATCGGCGGCGCGGTCACCGTGCAGGCCGGCGGCACGCTTGCTCCGTCCGGCGCCATGACCGTGAACAACACTGTCGGCCTCGCGGGTAACACCGTGATGACCCTGGGCCGAACCGGCGCCATGCATTCCAACACCCAGGTGAAGGGCGTGACCACGCTCACCTATGGTGGCACGCTCACCGTCACCGACGTCGGAACGGATGCGCTGGCCATGGGGGACACGTTCCAGTTGTTCAGTTCCTCCGCTTACACGGGAATCTTCAGCGGCTTCACGTTGCCAGCGCTGCCCGGCGGCTTGAGCTGGCACACCGGAAGGCTCGCCATCGATGGCACCATCACCGTGGGCTCGCTGCCGCTGGCGGTGAATGACAATTTCACCACCACGGAAGACACCGCAGGCACGTTCGCGGTGATGGCGAACGATAGTGATCCGGATAACGACACCCTCACGCTCCTCTCCGTGACCCAGGGGGCACACGGCAGCGTGACGATCTCCGGAAGCAACGTGACCTACACTCCGGCCGCGAACTACAACGGTACCGACAGCTTCACCTACACCGTCACCGATTCCAGCGATGGCACGGCGATGGCGACCGTTTCGGTCACGGTCACGCCGATGAACGACGCGCCGACCTTCACCGCGAACCCGATCACCGGCGGCAATGCCACCGAGGACAGCGCGTATTCCGGATCGATCGCCAGCTACGGCTCCGACATCGACGCGGGCGACACGCTCACCTTCTCGAAGGTGTCCGGTCCGTCGTGGCTCACCGTGGCTTCGAATGGCGCGCTCTCCGGCACGCCGCTCAATGGCGACGTGGGTGCGAACGCCTTCACCGTGAAGGTGACCGATGCCGCGGGTGCGAACGTCAATGCGACGCTGAACATCGCGGTGGCGAACGTGAACGATGCTCCGGTCTTCACGGCAAACCCGATCACCGGCGGCAATGCCACCGAGGACAGCGCGTATTCCGGATCGATCGCCAGCTATGGCACCGATGTGGATGCGGGCGACAGCCTCACCTTCTCGAAGGTGAGCGGTCCGGCCTGGTTGTCCGTTGCCTCGAATGGAGCGCTCTCCGGCACGCCCGGAAATTCCGACGTGGGAGCGAATAGCTTCACCGTGAAGGTGACCGACGCCGCGGGTGCGAACGTCAACGCGACGCTGAACATCACCGTGGTCAACGTGAACGATGCCCCGACCTTCGCCTCCGCCCTCACGGCACCGGACGCGACCTCGGGCATGCCCTACACCGGCAACACCATCGGCAGCTCCGCCAGTGACGTGGACGCGGGTGACGCGCTTACTTACTCGAAGGTTTCCGGTCCATCCTGGCTGGTTGTCGCTTCCACCGGCACGCTTTCCGGCACCCCTGGGCTCGCCGATGGCGGCAGCGCCAACGTCTTCACGGTGCGCGCCACCGATGGAACGGGGGCCTATGCCGAGACCACGCTGACGATCAACGTGATCATCCCCGACCTCGCCGCCGATCCGGATGGCGATGGCTCGCCGACCGGCTTGGAGTTCACCGTTGGCACAGCGCCGTTCGACAACGCTTCGGTTCCGGGTTCGATCTACACCAACCTCCGCGGCTGGTGGAAACTTGACGAAACCTCCGGCACCAATGCCGATGACGCCACCGGCCGCGTGCAGGATGGCACCCTCGCCGGCAGCCCGGCATCCACCGCCGGCATCGTGGGCAATGCCCTGAACCTCGACGGCACCGATGACGGCATCACGCTCGGCAACGCCCCGTCGCTGTCCGGCACCGGTGACTTCACGGTCGGTGCCTGGGTGAAGATCGCTCCGGGCTCCGGCACGGGCGTGATCATCCAGCAGCGCGATGCGACCGGCTCCGGCTACAACGGGGAGTATGGACTCCAGGTGCTGTCCAACGGCACCGTCGAGTTCTACATCTACAACGGCGGCTACCAGTTCGACATCACCACCCCGACGACCTACGGCCTGGTGAACGACAACCAGTGGCACTACGTCGCCGCCACCCGCAGCGGCACCACCGGCACCGTCTATGTGGATGGCAACCCGCTGGCCACCGCCTCCGGCACGGCCAAGAGCCTGGTGTCCACGCTCACCATGTCGATCGGCTGGGACCAGCGTGACAACAACAAGCGCTTCAAGGGCCTACTCGACGAGGTCCGCCTCTACACCCGCGCGCTGAGCGCCAGTGAACTCAATGGCATCCATGACGGCCTGATCGCCAACCGCGCCCCGGCCTTCACCGCCGGTTCGTATACCCTCACCAATGCGACCGTGGGTTCCACCTACGCTGGCACCCTGGTGGGCAAGGCGACCGACGCCGACACCGACGTGCTGACCTTCGCCAAGGTCTCCGGCCCGTCGTGGCTCACGGTCGCCTCGAATGGCACGCTGTCCGGCACACCGGCGGCGGGCGACGCGGGCACCGGCAGCTACTCGGTGAGCGTCACCGATCCGGATGGCCAGAGCGCCACCGCCTCGCTGAGTGTCACGGTCTACGGCGCGTTGCCCTCCGGCTGGACCGCCGGGGACATCGGCAGCACCGGTGTCGTGGGTTCCAGCGGCTACACCTCGGGCACCGGCCTCTACACGATCAGTGGAGCAGGCGCGGACATCTGGGGCACGGCCGATGCGTTCCAATATGCTTCCACCTCGATGACGGGTGACGGTGAGATCCGCGCCCGGGTGACCTCGCAGTCGAATACCGGTGGCTGGGCGAAGGCCGGTGTCATGATGCGTGACACCACCGCCGCGGGTTCCGCCCACGCGATGATGGTGGTGACGCCGTCCAACGGCTTCGCCAACCAGTATCGAGCGACCACGGGTGCAAGCAGCAGCCACATCGCCGGACCGGCGCTCAACGCCTACCCGAACAACTGGGTGCGCGTGACGCGCTGCGGTTCCCTGTTCACCACCTACGTGTCGTCCAACGGCACGACGTGGACGCAGGTCGGCCAGGAAACGGTGACGATGGGCAGCACGATCCGCGTGGGTCTGGCGGTGGACTCCACCTCCACCACCACGGCCAGCACGGCGACCTTCGACAACGTGACGGTGACGCCGTATCCCTCGCCGTGGGTCACGGCGGACGTCGGCACCACCGGTGTGGCGGGCCGCTCGGAGTTCTTCAACAACGTCCATACCTTGAACGGCGCGGGCGTGGTGGGAGGCACCGCGGACGGACTGCGCTACACCTACCAGGCGCTGACCGCGGATGGCGACATCACGGTGCGTATCCCGAGCTTCGCCAACACCGGCTCCAGCTCGCGGATCGGGGTGATGATTCGTGACACGCTGTCGGCGAATTCGGCGCACGTGTTCCTCGGTACGGATGGCTCGGGTGCCTTCACCTGGACCTACCGCACCACGGCGGGCGGCAGCACGACCACCGCGAACAGCGGCACGGCGACGGCTCCGAACGTGTGGGTGCGCCTGACCCGCGTGGGCAATGTCATCACGGCCTACAGCAGCACGAATGGGACGAGTTGGACGACGGTGGGCAGCCAGACGGTGACGATGGCGAGCAACTGCTACATCGGCCTGGCCGTGGGCAGCGGCAACACGACCGGGCTGAACGCCTCGACGTTCGACAACGTCACGGTCACTCCGTAA